The genomic stretch CCGGAGACGAAGTCGGAAATGGCCGTTCCCATGCTTTCCGGCGGCCAGGTCATCGGAGTCTTCAACATTGAAAACGACCGGGTGAACGCCTACAACGAGGAAGCCCAGTCCCTGCTGGAAGCTTTTGCCTCGCAGGCGAGCATCGCCATACAGAATGCGCGTCTGTTCGACGACGCCCGGCGAAGCAGGCTGCTGGACCGGGAGCTGGAGGTCGCCGGTGAAATTCAGCGCGCCCTGTTGCCGCGCGCCGTGCCCGAGGTGCCCGGACTGTCCCTGGCGGTATACAGCGAACCGAGCAGGGAAGTCGGCGGCGACTTCTACGACTTCATCCCCTTTTCCGACAAGCAGTTGGGCGTGGCCGTGGGCGACGTGGTCGGCAAGGGCATACCCGCCGCGCTGACCATGGCTTCGCTTTACACTTCTTTCCACGAATATGCCAATTACTATGTATACCTTCCGAGCTACGTGATCGGCCACGTGAACGAGGTGTTGTACGAGGTCACCTCCGCCGATCGGTTTGCGACCCTGTTCTACGGCATAGCGAACATGCAGGAAATGACCTTTGTGTACTGCAATGCCGGCCATCCGCCTCCCCTGTTGTGCCGGAGATCCGGTGAGACGGTCAACCTGTACACAGGAGGCCTGATCGTGGGTTCCTTCGAGGACGCGAGTTTCGAGGACGGGCGCGTGTACTTAAGCGAAGGCGACGTCGTGGTCCTGTACTCGGATGGCCTCATCGAGAAATCCAACGAGGACGACGAGATATTCGGTATCAACCGGCTCGAACAGGCGATTAAAGACTGCCATGCCTGTCCGGTCGAGGAGATCAGGGATCACGTGATCGACGTGTGGCGGGCCTTCGTAGGCAACGGACGCCAGGACGATGACACGACCATGATTGTGGTCAAGCGGGAGTATTAGTTTACAGATGAGCGGGCAGGGGCATGTCCTGCCATCGCTTTTCACGCGTCAGGAACCTTGGAGGAAAGGGAATGGGCGTTCGTATAGGTTTTATCGGAACGGGTGGTATCGCGGGCATGCACCTGGGGCTCCTGCCCGAAATC from Gemmatimonadota bacterium encodes the following:
- a CDS encoding SpoIIE family protein phosphatase — encoded protein: MLESSVAETRSDILWHRVVEGLTRMTAATGETDLSAAIEEITLELSGAESCRFFMVDCVSNHIVFETSSCGFVHPVASAEVEALLAWLRSQPSTRLIDEPGEMEWPVSILDGQEPLAGQAVLFHHQIDDRFHCVMLATTAPDQTAFNPERLEVTISLARHAGYTVARLLHFRLARQEMLHRTALYEVGKKISSSLDLNEVLNLIIDALHTVVPYDAAAIVLLDEDRNAVVERTVRGYASDRDAINLEMGEGISGSAAETGKAIIVPDVSRDDRYVQHRPETKSEMAVPMLSGGQVIGVFNIENDRVNAYNEEAQSLLEAFASQASIAIQNARLFDDARRSRLLDRELEVAGEIQRALLPRAVPEVPGLSLAVYSEPSREVGGDFYDFIPFSDKQLGVAVGDVVGKGIPAALTMASLYTSFHEYANYYVYLPSYVIGHVNEVLYEVTSADRFATLFYGIANMQEMTFVYCNAGHPPPLLCRRSGETVNLYTGGLIVGSFEDASFEDGRVYLSEGDVVVLYSDGLIEKSNEDDEIFGINRLEQAIKDCHACPVEEIRDHVIDVWRAFVGNGRQDDDTTMIVVKREY